From the Lathyrus oleraceus cultivar Zhongwan6 chromosome 3, CAAS_Psat_ZW6_1.0, whole genome shotgun sequence genome, the window TATTGTATCCTATCCAACTTATTGGATTACAATTCTTCACTTGTATTGTTCATATACAGGATTGTTGTACTAAAAACAAAAGGAAAATACAAATGACCATCATTCAGAAGTTACTAATACTATAGAATCTAATCAATTTAAGAAAAATATATGTTGATTAAAAGTTTAAACCACCCTCTTTAACTTCATACCATTTATTTGGAAATTGAGGGCATTACAGGAAATTTCTTTTCATCGGTGAATCCACTGATCAACGCAAACTTTCTTTATTTTACCATTGAGCACTAAAGTATTTTCTGCTGCAATTGGAAAGGCTGATGAGCCTCAACCCATTGCTCAACAATCATTTTCTGCAATACGTTTTCAGATTTGTTCATCACCTCTATTCTTTGCTCTCTACTCTTTTCTTCATATTTGACTAAATCTTGTGTTAAAGGTGTTCCTACCCAGTCCAAGAATATATGAGGCACAAAAATATAACACCCAATAAAATAAAAGTTGTTTTTGATGATATTTTATAATGATGATAGACCAATAACGTCATCGGAAGAAATATCACTCGGGGCTATTATCTACAGGAATGTTCCAGGTTTCCGAGAACAAATATGGATCCATTCTAGAAAAAATACATGATCCGAGCAAATGATTGGAACAAGACTGTCGGATGACAAAACAAATTATATCCCGACATCTCTTTGTTTGGACGATGATGATTGGACAAAAAATTATAGGTCTCTAGAAATTTAGTAAAATTCCTATCTATATAAGAGACCACAAACGTCAAATTAAGGTACacaaattttttataaattttatatcTTTCATATCTGATAGTCACTAACTTGGGTGTTAGAGTATTTGTAAGCACCACTCTCAATCCACTCAAAACGACAAGATATGAAAAGATTTTCAAGCTCGAGACTGCATGGATCCGGCCATATTCATCATAAAGAAAATACTTCATATCTAGAAGAAACATTAACACCATATGTGGAAATGAAAGAGATATCAACCACTTAGTCAAACGTTAGAAATGATAAACAGGAAAAGAGAAACTCGTTGCTCCAACTGCCTACAATATGTGGCAAGTCAAATTGTGAGAAGAAACTTCCACAGGGAGGAGAGACTCACCGCTTCTTCATTTCATCCAAGAAGTCAGATCTAACCACCATTGACACTCGAGAAGCTTTCTTCCACTCCACTTGACGACAAACTCCAAGAATCAATGGAAGAAAACGTATATCCACTCTAGGAACGAGGCAACAAAGCACCTCACGATTGAATTTTCTAGAAAAGGCCTACCGCCCATCTTTTTCTACGATAAAGAGCTAGTCAAAAGGATACCAAAATCTAACATACCGTTATTAGTAAGGGTCTTCATGGTCAATTATGACGTGTTGAAGGTTTTGTTAGATCAAGGAAACTCGTGCGACATGATATACGCCAATCTCTTGGAAAATATAGACTTGACTCGAGGGAGCCTTATTCTTTAAGGATGGAGCAACCTCTAAGGATTTGATGGATCAACGACAATACCATGGGGGTACGTCGAGCAAATGGTTTCTTTTGGAAGGAAAGAACATTAACTCCATTTGTGGAAATGAAAGATAACGATCAACGACTTACTAAAACGTTAGAAATAATAAATGGGAAAAGAGCAACTCGTTTCTCCAACCACCTATAATCCGTAGTGTAGGTGCTTAGTTGGCTGCATcatatggtaaaacactaactggttactaatgtcttgactgatgtcatgacatggtatgtttatgtgactacattgtaggttagaatatctaactgtactctgatgtcttgactgatgtcatgacacacttgagtagtcactgcaggattagctaatacaggatttattgaatgtcaaactggagactgtgacattcatccctgtcaacagctactgaggaatagaacagttggtgttctgtcagagctcagtattcatttgcagtctggttatcaaggaagaaccatacctggcataaggcctactgtatgaatgtcaaactggatgttatgacattcatcatggacagtatatactgaataatagacagagtggtgttctgctatacttcagcatgttacttagtctgttcttcaagagaataacagaactaacttaaggccaaatgtgtaaatgttaaattggacactttgacatttattaatgtaagctgttactgtagtatggtcattttgatcatgtacaggtcagcaaaattgtacagtctgttttctggaaaaacagactcagcatatggaccttgatgtcaagctgaatgtcgtgacattcattcctgacagcatatgctatattgtaggttgttcagttttctgtttcagctttttctcaggctattcttcaggaagtcaacagcttagagaaaaaccaggaaatcaacaaccaagttacatttaatgaacctaacaaatagcttatttgttagtaacctaaatgttgaatttatgggaactcgtgtgaccttaaattcaggagaatacaggtgcaaaagcccaggtactgcaatataaaaaggaaggcgttccttcattcagtttcggggattttgaggcgtgaagattctgtgtgtccatcatacttcactgctgtatttttgtgagtcttgtattagacgtatcttgtaagccaagccattatcaagtagatgattgctgtggcatagggtgttcattgagttgtaagtgttgtgtcgctcaaagcttttaagcgtgagtgctgtgtatcttgattaaagctgtgaagcacaatcaagagttatttgaagtgtgacttcaaattgtctttaatattgattaaaagtagtaatcactgaggtgattgagggggagtgagtaggaactctgatcttagtgtaagattgaaattgcattgggtagggattaagtgataagttgtaaacgggtgagtttagctttgaattgatactactaatagtggatttcctccctggcttggtagcccccagatgtaggtcatgttggactgaactgggtaaacaattacttgtgttatttactgcacttacgcTTAAGTTCTGCATAAgtcctgtctgtgcagaattggatgtcataacatcccgtgtgacatctaaagtctgataactagaatttcaattggcatcagagcaggcaccctgcctgtgaatttctgggtgagatctagggaagttactttctagtacaatggacaaggatataggacactcaaatagaccacccatgttggatggctctaattatgatgactggaagcctcgtatgatagccttcttaaggtctctagacagcaaagcctggagagctgtcaacaaaggatgggaacatccaatgaggacaggtgaaaatggagtcagtgtgcagattcctgaagaagagtgggacaaggagcaagatgcattagctcttggaaattccaaggccttgaatgcattgttcaatggaatcagtaagaacatcttcaggctgggGCACCACTGcgaactagctaaggaagtttgggataccctcaaggtaactcatgaaggtacttccaaggtgaagatgtccaaacttcagatgctgaccaccaagtttgaaaatctgaggatgaaagaggatgagactattcatgactttcacatgaatattcttgaaattgcaaacacctctggtggactaggtgagaaaatggctgaagagaaacttgtaagaaagattctcaggtccttgcctaagagatttgctatgaaggtcacagccatagaggaggcgcaaGACATCTacaatatgaaggtggatgagctcattggttctctccaaacctttgaaatgggcttgtgtgagaatgctgaaaagaagaacaaaagaatattaatttgcttttttttctttttctatctTTCCTGTGAATATGATTTGAGCCATGACACTGTGTGATTTCTAATATTTGTCTCAGGTTGCTCCGTATGAAAGACCTGCATTAAGCAAAGGATATTTGCTTCCAGAAGGTATCAACCCTTTCTCAACTTGAGGAACCTTATTAACGGTTTATTTTGAGTGTTTGTTGATAAAAATGACTCTTTTACAAATTTTGAATCTTGTTTATGTTATTTACTCTTTTTCTTTGCATCATGCTCTATTCCTCCTTACAACAATCTTGTTATTTAATCAGGACTTCAGTTAAAATGAATTTCGCTATCTGGTTATCAAATGGCCATCTTAACTTCATTTACTTATGAAATTTGAATATCATGGCCAAGTTATATTGCTTAGGGAGACTAATCTATAAACTTCAATGCAGTGCTCTGTTTTATCTTTGAATTCCCAAAATAAGGAAAAATTGAAGTAAACCAGGCTGATTGTGATTTTGATTATGCTGTAAATTTGAAGGATTTAACCGTGAGCTTAGGATGGTACTTGCATTATGAGGATTTATTGCTTCATTTCCATGTAGTTCAAATATAGAATTTCTAAACTTCCCCTCTTTCCTCcatattttctctttttcttggttgCAAAGATTTTGGAATATCCGGTTGCTGAAATAAATTTGTAACTTACAGCTGCTGCCCGGCTTCCATCCTTTCATACATGTGTAGGAGCAAATGAGGAAAGGCTAACTCCAAAATGGTATAAAGAACATGGTAATTAGACTATTTTACATCACGAGTTGATTTCTCCACGAAGTAATTTAGCTAGGCTACTTCTGTTTCCCCCCTTTGAGATGTAAATGCATTTGTTGgttgttttatttattttgtcCGGCTTTGAACTTGTTCAGTCGTTTATGCTATTTAGATTCAGTGGTTCCCCTAAAGTAATATTTCTAAATATTTAGAATTTCTTTTTACTGAGTTTTAAGTTGAAACTGCTGAGTTAAGCTCCTAGAAATTTAGTAAGACTTTGGGACCTTATGCCATGGATTGTGCCGTATTCTAGGGGGATTTTCCCTATCCTTTCTTATAAAATATCAGGTTTGTATCAGATAATGATACTCGATTCTATTAAAAACAGCTATCATTCATCTTTGTTTAATGTTTTTATATTGTAAATCAAAGGTGGTTCATATGCTGAATCTTGAAATTTCTATTTCGTTTTCAGGAGTTGAACTAGTTCTTGGAACTGGAGTTAAGTCTGCTGATGTGAAACGTAAAACACTGTTAACCACAACTGGGGAGACCATAAGTTACAAATTTCTTATTATTGCTACTGGCGCCCGGGTATTGAAGCAAATCTTTCAGTTTGAATTTTCCTGCTTAAAAGAATCATTTTATCTTGTTATATTACATGCATGTCGTGCTTTTTAAAAAACAAATGAAAGAAGCTTTGGCAGTTTCCTTGATGTTTCTTGTAGCTTTCTTTTTTTATAGGTTTTTATCTCTAGAAATTCAATATCATTTCCCCTTAAAATACGTGTAAACTATTAAGCCCTGGGAAAACTATATGGAAACTCAATTTTTTCTGTCCTCATGAAGATAAAATGTGGGGATATTTGAAGACAAATTCACCAATGCACCTAGATAGTGGCCTCTTAGCTTTCTTTACAGAAATTTATCAAACTTGTGTGCAATGTTAAGTGTAGGCTTTGAAACTGGAGGAATTTGGGGTTAATGGATCCGATGCAGAAAATGTATGTTATTTAAGAGATATATCAGATGCAAATAGGCTTGTGAATGCTATTCAATCTTCTCCTGGTGGGAATGCTGTTGTCATTGGTGGTGGATACATTGGCATGGAGTGTGCAGCATCTTTAGTGATTAATAAAATCAATGTAACAATGGTCTTCCCAGAAGCACATTGCAGTAAGTActtcattttttaatttattCTCTCAACTCAAAGAGTATATGGGATCAATCTTTATTTGGGCGTTAATCTGAATAAAAATGCCGCTGTAGCTTTTATGGATAATAATGACTTGAAAAACTGATAGGTACTTTCTATATTGGATTTTGTTTCACAGTGGCTCGTTTATTAACCCCCAAGATTGCAAGCTACTATGAAGAATATTATAAATCAAGAGGAGTAAAATTCATTAAAGGAACTGTGCTATCATCATTTGATTTTGATTCCAACGGAAAGGTACATGAAACTATTTTTTGGAAATTTCTCCCCTTGGAAGTGAAAAATTCCTGGTTCACTGGGCTTATGACAACAAATTTTACGGATATCTGAAAATTTGGCTATGGTTGCATCAGGCCTTGATCAATTCAACCTATAACTGTAATTGACTGACCTCTTTTGCAGGTTACAGATGTTACTCTTAGAGATGGAACAAAGCTATCCGTAGACATGGTTGTAGTGGGAATCGGAATACGACCAAATACAGGTCTGTTTGAAGGCCAACTTACTTTGGAGAAAGGTGGAATCAAGGTAAATGGAATGTTCCAGTCAAGCAACAGTTCAGTCTATGCTATTGGAGATGTTGCAGCATTTCCAGTCAAAGCGTTTGGGGAAAAGCGAAGACTGGAGCATGTTGATTCAGCAAGAAAATCTGCAAAACACGCTGTTTCATCCATAATGGAACCAGACAAAACAGGCGAATTTGACTACATTCCTTTTTTCTACTCCAGAGTCTTCACTTTGTCATGGCAATTTTACGGGGATAATGCCGGGGAAGTTGTTTATTATGGAGATCTCTCAGCCTCAGGTAGCACATTTGGAGCATATTGGGTAAACAAGGGTCATGTTGTCGGGGCTTTCCTTGAAGGAGGAACTAGAGAAGAATATGAAGCCATAGCAAAGACTACAACACTAAGGCCAGCAGTTGAAGACTTGACTGAGTTGGAGCGGCAAGGTTTGGGGTTTGCAGTGGCAGTTAGCCAGAAACCAGTAGCATTACCACCACCGATTGAGGTTAGCGGTAGCACTTCTGGTCTTCTTTTGGAAAAACCATTATATGCTTGGCATGCTACAGCTGGTGTCGTTCTTGCTGCATCAATAGCTGCATTTGCATATTTTTATGGAAAAAGGCGTCGCAGATGGTGAAACTTCTAAGATTACCAAATTCGTGGTTAACGGTTTCAAAGGATGACTGTGACACTTCTAAGGTTACCAAATTCGTGGTTAACGGTTTCAAAGGACTTTAGACAGATTTACGAGCTGCAATATTGTATCCTATCCAACTTATTGGATTACAATTCTTCACTTGTATTGTTCATATACAGGATTGTTGTACTAAAAACAAAAGGAAAATACAAATGACCATCATTCAGAAGTTACTAATACTATAGAATCTAATCAATTTAAGAAAAATATATGTTGATTAAAAGTTTAAACCACCCTCTTTAACTTCATACCATTTATTTGGAAATTGAGGGCATTACAGGAAATTTCTTTTCATCGGTGAATCCACTGATCAACGCAAACTTTCTTTATTTTACCATTGAGCACTAAAGTATTTTCTGCTGCAATTGGAAAGGCTGATGAGCCTCAACCCATTGCTCAACAATCATTTTCTGCAATACGTTTTCAGATTTGTTCATCACCTCTATTCTTTGCTCTCTACTCTTTTCTTCATATTTGACTAAATCTTGTGTTAAAGGTGTTCCTACCCAGTCCAAGAATATATGAGGCACAAAAATATAACACCCAATAAAATAAAAGTTGTTTTTGATGATATTTTATAATGATGATAGACCAATAACGTCATCGGAAGAAATATCACTCGGGGCTATTATCTACAGGAATGTTCCAGGTTTCCGAGAACAAATATGGATCCATTCTAGAAAAAATACATGATCCGAGCAAATGATTGGAACAAGACTGTCGGATGACAAAACAAATTATATCCCGACATCTCTTTGTTTGGACGATGATGATTGGACAAAAAATTATAGGTCTCTAGAAACCTAGTAAAATTCCTATCTATATAAGAGACCACAAACGTCAAATTAAGGTACacaaattttttataaattttatatcTTTCATATCTGATAGTCACTAACTTGGGTGTTAGAGTATTTGTAAGCACCACTCTCAATCCACTCAAAACGACAAGATATGAAAAGATTTTCAAGCTCGAGACTGCATGGATCCGGCCATATTCATCATAAAGAAAATACTTCATATCTAGAAGAAACATTAACACCATATGTGGAAATGAAAGAGATATCAACCACTTAGTCAAACGTTAGAAATGATAAACAGGAAAAGAGAAACTCGTTGCTCCAACTGCCTACAATATGTGGCAAGTCAAATTGTGAGAAGAAACTTCCACAGGGAGGAGAGACTCACCGCTTCTTCATTTCATCCAAGAAGTCAGATCTAACCACCATTGACACTCGAGAAGCTTTCTTCCACTCCACTTGACGACAAACTCCAAGAATCAATGGAAGAAAACGTATATCCACTCTAGGAACGAGGCAACAAAGCACCTCACGATTGAATTTTCTAGAAAAGGCCTACCGCCCATCTTTTTCTACGATAAAGAGCTAGTCAAAAGGATACCAAAATCTAACATACCGTTATTAGTAAGGGTCTTCATGGTCAATTATGACGTGTTGAAGGTTTTGTTAGATCAAGGAAACTCGTGCGACATGATATACGCCAATCTCTTGGAAAATATAGACTTGACTCGAGGGAGCCTTATTCTTTAAGAATGGAGCAACCTCTAAGGATTTGATGGATCAACGACAATACCATGGGGGTATGTCGAGCAAATGGTTTCTTTTGGAAGGAAAGAACATTAACTCCATTTGTGGAAATGAAAGATAACGATCAACGACTTACTAAAACGTTAGAAATAATAAATGGGAAAAGAGCAACTCGTTTCTCCAACCACCTATAATCCGTAGTGTAGGTGCTTAGTTGGCTGCATcatatggtaaaacactaactggttactaatgtcttgactgatgtcatgacatggtatgtttatgtgactacattgtaggttagaatatctaactgtactctgatgtcttgactgatgtcatgacacacttgagtagtcactgcaggattagctaatacaggatttattgaatgtcaaactggagactgtgacattcatccctgtcaacagctactgaggaatagaacagttggtgttctgtcagagctcagtattcatttgcagtctggttatcaaggaagaaccatacctggcataaggcctactgtatgaatgtcaaactggatgttatgacattcatcatggacagtatatactgaataatagacagagtggtgttctgctatacttcagcatgttacttagtctgttcttcaagagaataacagaactaacttaaggccaaatgtgtaaatgttaaattggacactttgacatttattaatgtaagctgttactgtagtatggtcattttgatcatgtacaggtcagcaaaattgtacagtctattttctggaaaaacagactcagcatatggaccttgatgtcaagctgaatgtcgtgacattcattcctgacagcatatgctatattgtaggttgttcagttttctgtttcagctttttctcaggctattcttcaggaagtcaacagcttagagaaaaaccaggaaatcaacaaccaagttacatttaatgaacctaacaaatagcttatttgttagtaacctaaatgttgaatttatgggaactcgtgtgaccttaaattcaggagaatacaggtgcaaaagcccaggtactgcaatataaaaaggaaggcgttccttcattcagtttcggggattttgaggcgtgaagattctgtgtgtccatcatacttcactgctgtatttttgtgagtcttgtattagacgtatcttgtaagccaagccattatcaagtagatgattgctgtggcatagggtgttcattgagttgtaagtgttgtgtcgctcaaagcttttaagcgtgagtgttgtgtatcttgattaaagctgtgaagcacaatcaagagttatttgaagtgtgacttcaaattgtctttaatattgattaaaagtagtaatcactgaggtgattgagggggagtgagtaggaactctgatcttagtgtaagattgaaattgcattgggtagggattaagtgataagttgtaaacgggtgagtttagctttgaattgatactactaatagtggatttcctccctggcttggtagcccccagatgtaggtcatgttgaactgaactgggtaaacaattacttgtgttatttactgcacttacgcTTAAG encodes:
- the LOC127128010 gene encoding monodehydroascorbate reductase 4, peroxisomal isoform X3, translated to MGRAFVYVILGGGVSAGYAALEFVRRGVSHGELCIISNESVAPYERPALSKGYLLPEAAARLPSFHTCVGANEERLTPKWYKEHGVELVLGTGVKSADVKRKTLLTTTGETISYKFLIIATGARALKLEEFGVNGSDAENVCYLRDISDANRLVNAIQSSPGGNAVVIGGGYIGMECAASLVINKINVTMVFPEAHCMARLLTPKIASYYEEYYKSRGVKFIKGTVLSSFDFDSNGKVTDVTLRDGTKLSVDMVVVGIGIRPNTGLFEGQLTLEKGGIKVNGMFQSSNSSVYAIGDVAAFPVKAFGEKRRLEHVDSARKSAKHAVSSIMEPDKTGEFDYIPFFYSRVFTLSWQFYGDNAGEVVYYGDLSASGSTFGAYWVNKGHVVGAFLEGGTREEYEAIAKTTTLRPAVEDLTELERQGLGFAVAVSQKPVALPPPIEVSGSTSGLLLEKPLYAWHATAGVVLAASIAAFAYFYGKRRRRW